Proteins co-encoded in one Campylobacter ornithocola genomic window:
- a CDS encoding DegT/DnrJ/EryC1/StrS family aminotransferase, producing MPFIDLNAQYNAYKNEIDEAISGVLQSTSFIGGVKLEEFETNLAKYVGTKHAIGCSSGTSALFLALMALGVGKDDEVIVPSFTFIATAEMVALVGAKPVFVDIDFKDYNLSLEKVQSAITPKTKAVIAVSIFGLMPDIFTLKELCKSQNIALIEDGAQSFGASQKGLKSCAIADVSCTSFFPSKPLGAYGDGGAIFTQDDELAQKIKIYLNHGQVQRYKHKYIGINGRLDAIQAAILNVKLKYLDEEIKKREAIAKVYDENLKNCILPPRKGDFVSAWAQYSVRVKHRENFMQKLQEQGIPTAVHYPLGLHLQEAFNYLAYKKGDLPNTELLSDEILSLPMSAFLKEEHQARVIEAFK from the coding sequence ATTCCTTTTATAGACTTAAATGCTCAATACAATGCTTATAAAAATGAAATTGATGAGGCTATTAGTGGTGTTTTACAAAGCACTTCTTTTATAGGTGGTGTAAAATTAGAAGAATTTGAAACTAATCTAGCTAAATATGTGGGCACTAAACACGCAATAGGCTGTTCAAGTGGCACAAGTGCATTATTTTTAGCCTTAATGGCTTTGGGCGTGGGTAAAGATGATGAGGTGATAGTGCCAAGTTTTACTTTTATAGCTACAGCTGAAATGGTTGCTCTAGTTGGTGCTAAGCCTGTGTTTGTAGATATTGATTTTAAAGATTACAATCTTAGTTTAGAAAAAGTTCAAAGTGCTATCACACCTAAAACTAAAGCGGTAATTGCTGTGAGTATTTTTGGGCTTATGCCTGATATATTTACTCTAAAAGAACTTTGTAAAAGTCAAAACATTGCCTTGATAGAAGATGGTGCACAAAGTTTTGGGGCTAGTCAAAAAGGTTTAAAATCATGTGCTATAGCTGATGTATCTTGTACAAGCTTTTTTCCGTCTAAGCCTTTAGGTGCTTATGGAGATGGTGGGGCGATTTTTACTCAAGATGATGAATTAGCACAAAAAATAAAAATTTATTTAAATCATGGGCAAGTACAAAGATATAAGCATAAATACATCGGAATTAATGGAAGGCTTGATGCTATCCAAGCAGCAATTTTAAATGTGAAATTAAAATACTTAGATGAAGAGATTAAAAAAAGAGAAGCAATAGCAAAAGTTTATGATGAAAATTTAAAAAATTGTATTTTACCACCAAGAAAAGGTGATTTTGTGAGTGCTTGGGCTCAATATAGTGTGCGTGTAAAACATAGAGAAAATTTCATGCAAAAATTACAAGAGCAAGGTATACCTACTGCGGTGCATTACCCTTTAGGGCTTCATTTGCAAGAAGCTTTTAATTATCTTGCTTATAAAAAAGGCGATTTGCCAAATACAGAGCTTTTAAGTGATGAAATTTTATCCTTACCTATGAGTGCATTTTTAAAAGAAGAGCATCAAGCTAGAGTGATTGAGGCTTTTAAATGA
- the flgB gene encoding flagellar basal body rod protein FlgB, translating to MISPFKSKELIVDALAGRNLRSQMINSNLANVDTPFYKARDIEFETALVNKANEIFKKKDTKELEMASTNANHQKPWKFPDPNKSTIYLRDGHLARNDANTVDLDVETTEMSKNTMMITALDGVLRRQSNIFSTIIDTSSKLG from the coding sequence ATGATAAGCCCTTTTAAGTCAAAAGAACTTATTGTTGATGCTTTAGCAGGAAGGAATCTAAGAAGTCAAATGATTAATTCTAACCTTGCAAATGTTGATACTCCCTTTTATAAAGCAAGAGATATAGAGTTTGAAACCGCTTTAGTTAATAAAGCAAACGAAATTTTCAAAAAGAAAGATACTAAAGAGCTTGAAATGGCAAGTACAAATGCAAATCATCAAAAACCTTGGAAATTTCCAGATCCTAATAAATCAACCATTTATCTAAGAGATGGACATTTAGCAAGAAATGATGCAAATACAGTAGATCTTGATGTGGAAACTACTGAAATGAGTAAAAATACTATGATGATCACTGCTTTAGACGGTGTTTTAAGAAGACAAAGTAATATTTTTTCAACCATCATAGATACAAGCTCTAAATTAGGCTAG
- a CDS encoding ATP-dependent Clp protease adaptor ClpS: MGLKSEILEQQKLAEPKMFKVLLLNDDVTTMDFVIEILMSIFHHDFEKASAIMLEIHHQGSGVCGIYTEEIALSKKQQVDTVAKNNDFPLQTRIEEQ; this comes from the coding sequence ATGGGTCTAAAAAGTGAAATTTTAGAACAGCAAAAACTAGCAGAACCTAAAATGTTTAAGGTTTTGCTTTTAAATGATGATGTCACAACGATGGATTTTGTAATTGAAATCCTAATGAGTATATTTCATCATGATTTTGAAAAAGCTAGTGCAATTATGCTTGAAATACATCATCAAGGAAGTGGGGTTTGCGGTATATACACAGAAGAGATTGCACTTAGCAAAAAACAACAAGTTGACACGGTAGCAAAAAACAATGATTTTCCACTCCAAACAAGGATAGAAGAACAATGA
- the hemH gene encoding ferrochelatase: MKYVFFLNMGGVNKLDECEVFLKNMFNDPYILGIKNVFLRKFAAFMIRKSRLKAMMQNYEKMGGKSPLTDITQSLCDKLNFKTREYKFDFVSLYVPPFANEVFSKYDFKKDDEIILFPLYPHHSKTTVTSSLEVAQSELKKSQNQANVKIIDVFYKNEFYNEMIIKHILEKKKKHDYKTLIFSAHSLPLSVIKKGDLYEKHIQEHVSILKEKLKNEFDQIILSYQSKLGPVKWLEPNTSDILKNLDQKALIYPISFCIDCSETIFELGVEYRHLAKSDYELIACPNDSDEFIEFVLNNFNT, encoded by the coding sequence GTGAAATATGTCTTTTTTTTAAATATGGGTGGGGTTAATAAACTTGATGAGTGTGAAGTTTTTTTAAAAAATATGTTTAACGATCCTTATATTTTAGGGATAAAAAATGTTTTTTTAAGAAAATTTGCAGCTTTTATGATAAGAAAATCAAGACTAAAAGCTATGATGCAAAATTATGAAAAAATGGGTGGAAAATCCCCGCTTACTGACATCACACAAAGTTTGTGTGACAAATTAAATTTTAAAACTAGGGAATATAAATTTGATTTTGTTAGCTTATATGTACCACCTTTTGCAAATGAAGTTTTTTCAAAATATGATTTTAAAAAAGATGATGAGATTATTTTATTCCCTTTATATCCTCATCATTCTAAAACAACCGTGACTAGTTCTTTAGAAGTAGCACAAAGTGAGCTTAAAAAATCTCAAAATCAAGCTAATGTAAAAATCATTGATGTTTTTTATAAAAATGAGTTTTATAACGAAATGATTATAAAGCATATTTTAGAAAAAAAGAAAAAACATGATTATAAAACTTTGATTTTTTCTGCACATTCTTTACCACTTTCAGTGATTAAAAAAGGTGATTTGTATGAAAAACATATACAAGAACATGTGAGTATCTTAAAAGAAAAACTTAAAAATGAATTTGATCAAATTATTTTGTCATATCAATCAAAACTAGGTCCAGTAAAATGGCTTGAACCAAACACAAGTGATATTTTAAAAAATTTAGATCAAAAAGCTTTGATTTATCCTATATCTTTTTGTATAGATTGCTCTGAAACGATTTTTGAGCTTGGAGTAGAATATAGACACTTAGCAAAAAGTGATTATGAACTTATTGCTTGTCCTAATGATAGTGATGAATTTATAGAGTTTGTTTTAAATAATTTTAATACTTAA
- the flgC gene encoding flagellar basal body rod protein FlgC, with amino-acid sequence MAYLSDFDISGYGLSAQRFRMNVISSNIANANTTRTAEGGPYRRREVIFKATDFNELLNKQIAKDNNFLEYENPLNDPASQKDAKPAIMSVVVDKVVRDDKDFRMKFDPSHPDANEQGYVAFPNINPVIEMADLIEATRAYQANVSAFTSTKTIAQSAIDLLRG; translated from the coding sequence ATGGCTTATTTAAGTGATTTTGATATTAGCGGATACGGACTTAGCGCTCAACGCTTCAGGATGAATGTGATTAGCTCAAATATAGCTAATGCAAATACTACTAGAACAGCAGAGGGTGGTCCATATAGAAGAAGGGAAGTGATTTTTAAAGCAACTGATTTTAATGAATTGCTAAATAAACAAATTGCTAAAGATAATAATTTTTTAGAATATGAAAATCCTTTAAATGATCCAGCTTCTCAAAAAGATGCAAAACCTGCTATAATGAGCGTAGTGGTTGATAAAGTTGTAAGAGATGATAAAGATTTTCGTATGAAATTTGATCCATCTCATCCAGATGCAAATGAACAAGGTTATGTTGCTTTTCCAAATATAAACCCAGTAATTGAAATGGCCGATTTAATAGAAGCAACAAGAGCCTATCAGGCAAATGTAAGTGCTTTTACAAGTACTAAAACTATAGCACAAAGTGCGATAGATTTATTAAGAGGTTAA
- a CDS encoding Gfo/Idh/MocA family protein, with product MKIGLIGLGKMGKNHLRELERNAKVKEIHLYDPFCKDDFKHFLHKNFDDFLAQNLDGVIIATPTHTHLDIALKVFSTIKNVLIEKPLALNVDEILILKQKARENKVRVVVGFCERFNPTILTLKEKLLEDKIISINIQRISPYPQRINDVGVLSDLSVHDIDLVRFLSQEQILKANVYKSFHHNKFEDEVMIGLKLENILANIHDSWNGQCIIRKIVLLGKKHTYGLDLKNFELFINMQKVPNLYDNSPLYAEHEAFFEFLQNGVCENLASIEDALRVQEILEGIE from the coding sequence ATGAAAATAGGGCTTATAGGTCTTGGTAAAATGGGTAAAAACCATTTAAGAGAACTTGAGCGTAATGCAAAAGTAAAAGAAATTCATCTTTATGATCCTTTTTGTAAAGATGATTTTAAACACTTTTTGCATAAAAATTTTGATGATTTTTTAGCGCAAAATCTTGATGGTGTTATCATCGCCACACCTACTCATACGCATTTAGACATAGCTTTAAAAGTTTTTTCTACAATAAAAAATGTTTTGATAGAAAAACCTTTGGCATTAAATGTTGATGAAATTTTAATTTTAAAACAAAAAGCTAGGGAAAATAAAGTTAGGGTAGTGGTGGGCTTTTGTGAGAGATTTAATCCTACTATTTTGACTTTAAAAGAAAAGCTTTTAGAAGATAAAATTATAAGTATTAATATACAAAGAATTTCTCCCTATCCACAAAGAATAAACGATGTAGGTGTTTTAAGTGATCTTAGTGTGCATGATATTGACTTAGTAAGATTTTTAAGTCAAGAGCAAATTTTAAAAGCAAATGTTTATAAAAGCTTTCATCATAATAAATTTGAAGATGAGGTGATGATAGGTTTAAAGCTAGAAAATATTTTAGCGAATATCCATGATAGTTGGAATGGACAATGCATTATAAGAAAGATTGTTCTTTTAGGTAAAAAACATACTTATGGGCTTGATCTTAAAAATTTTGAACTTTTTATCAATATGCAAAAAGTTCCAAATTTATATGATAATTCTCCTTTGTATGCTGAACATGAAGCCTTTTTCGAGTTTTTGCAAAATGGTGTTTGTGAAAATTTAGCTAGTATTGAAGATGCTTTAAGGGTGCAAGAAATTTTAGAAGGTATTGAGTGA
- the aat gene encoding leucyl/phenylalanyl-tRNA--protein transferase, translating into MKKSNLYSKLLKSPDDIPVFISEKLEVDFIPHAYKLGLFPWTSNPVTWWCPSPRMVLLPDDVRIQKSIKKALKTYEIRLDFNFNLLIKHCALRKKTWISQEFIQVYTKLFEQNLTHSVEVYENDTLIGGLYGLIIGKMFFGESMISLKKDASKVALIKLCELLKPYDFLIDCQVPNEHLKFMGAKEMIKKDFLKLLEEKISLESGFENFKNLL; encoded by the coding sequence ATGAAAAAATCGAATTTGTATTCTAAACTTTTAAAAAGTCCTGATGATATACCTGTTTTTATTAGTGAAAAATTAGAAGTAGATTTTATACCTCATGCTTATAAACTAGGGCTTTTTCCATGGACTAGCAATCCTGTTACTTGGTGGTGTCCTTCTCCTAGAATGGTGCTTTTACCTGATGATGTTCGCATACAAAAAAGCATAAAAAAAGCTTTAAAAACTTATGAAATAAGACTTGATTTCAATTTTAATTTACTCATAAAACACTGTGCATTAAGAAAAAAAACCTGGATAAGTCAAGAATTTATACAAGTTTACACAAAGCTTTTTGAGCAAAATTTGACTCATAGTGTTGAAGTTTATGAAAATGATACTTTAATCGGTGGTTTATATGGACTTATAATAGGCAAAATGTTTTTTGGAGAAAGCATGATAAGCCTTAAAAAAGATGCTTCAAAAGTAGCCCTAATAAAGCTTTGTGAGCTTTTAAAACCTTATGATTTTTTAATAGATTGTCAAGTACCCAATGAACATTTAAAATTTATGGGTGCAAAAGAAATGATAAAAAAAGACTTTTTAAAATTATTAGAAGAAAAGATTTCGCTTGAAAGTGGCTTTGAAAATTTTAAAAATTTACTATAA
- a CDS encoding peptidoglycan D,D-transpeptidase FtsI family protein: MLSNTIKNRVSKVAFAFCMALFFMVLFLLSTFFLTSKRHIPNTQKEQYFSALRGNIITSDNFTVTSSRQIYRAEIDLRSLNPDKKDLFLTLFQIYSGASDEQMQDIKKRMLAKKKRSYNFILLQDINSKDASYLKELAKKLYTQGFFKSFTNSNGRVETRGLDIIEHKEDRVYMPKDSLTPIIGYTRTYMDEQSGIFKNIGIKGLEKYYNDCLNPLQNAKIQGLKDIGGNIILNLHSYEQRKIDGCDLYLNISLKLQKGLEKAIDKRNEDLKANEIIVAIMESKSGKILALASSRRYDPQNRGKDLSVLNASAIEYGYEAGSVIKPFIFTTALMLDKIKVNEVIDTQGGQYKLGRFTIRDDHKKNKMSMEEVITYSSNVGMIKIAQRLSNLEIISGLRIFRFGEKSGIDLPYEQKGEIPNPKRLREIEKSVLSYGYGLKTTFMQLLAAYNVFNNDGIYITPQIANKIYQDGRLIKLDDEVKKEKILSSKAAKEMQQILINVIEKGTGKKAQTQGIVIGGKTGTARIAERKGYTSNRYNASFFGFANDEQNNYTIGVLVRNPTKAYSYYAAQSALPMFKDTVNLMIKESYLKPEITTGTN, encoded by the coding sequence ATGCTTTCAAACACCATTAAAAATAGAGTTTCAAAAGTAGCTTTTGCTTTTTGTATGGCTCTGTTTTTCATGGTCTTGTTTTTACTTTCTACTTTCTTTCTGACCTCAAAACGCCATATACCAAACACTCAAAAAGAACAATACTTTTCTGCTCTTAGAGGTAACATTATAACAAGTGATAATTTCACTGTAACTTCAAGCAGACAAATTTATAGAGCTGAAATTGATCTAAGAAGTTTAAATCCTGATAAAAAAGATTTATTTTTAACTCTTTTTCAAATTTATAGTGGTGCAAGCGATGAGCAAATGCAAGATATAAAAAAAAGAATGCTTGCAAAGAAAAAAAGAAGCTATAATTTTATCTTACTCCAAGATATTAATTCAAAAGATGCAAGTTATTTAAAAGAGTTAGCTAAAAAACTTTATACTCAAGGATTTTTTAAGTCTTTTACAAATAGTAATGGTAGAGTAGAAACAAGAGGACTTGATATTATAGAACATAAAGAAGATCGCGTATATATGCCAAAAGACTCGCTTACTCCAATTATAGGCTATACAAGAACTTATATGGATGAGCAGAGTGGAATTTTCAAGAACATAGGCATAAAAGGTTTAGAAAAATATTACAATGATTGTTTAAATCCTTTACAAAACGCTAAAATTCAAGGTTTAAAAGATATAGGTGGTAACATTATCTTAAATTTACACTCTTATGAACAACGTAAAATAGATGGTTGCGATCTATATTTAAATATTTCCCTAAAACTTCAAAAGGGGTTGGAAAAGGCGATTGACAAAAGGAATGAAGATCTAAAAGCTAACGAAATTATTGTTGCTATCATGGAAAGTAAAAGTGGGAAAATTTTAGCACTTGCTAGTTCAAGAAGATATGATCCACAAAATCGCGGAAAAGATCTTTCTGTACTTAATGCAAGTGCTATAGAATATGGTTATGAAGCAGGGTCTGTTATAAAACCTTTTATATTTACCACTGCTTTGATGCTCGATAAAATCAAAGTCAATGAAGTTATTGATACTCAAGGTGGACAATATAAACTTGGTCGTTTTACCATACGCGATGATCATAAAAAAAACAAGATGAGTATGGAAGAAGTTATCACCTATTCTTCAAATGTTGGTATGATAAAAATTGCTCAAAGACTAAGCAATCTTGAAATCATTTCAGGACTTAGAATTTTTCGTTTCGGGGAAAAAAGCGGTATTGATCTTCCTTATGAACAAAAAGGAGAAATACCAAACCCTAAAAGATTAAGAGAGATAGAAAAATCTGTTTTAAGCTATGGTTATGGTTTGAAAACAACTTTCATGCAACTTTTGGCTGCTTACAATGTATTTAACAATGATGGAATTTATATCACTCCACAAATTGCAAATAAAATTTATCAAGATGGACGTTTAATAAAACTTGATGATGAAGTTAAAAAAGAAAAAATTCTTTCAAGCAAAGCAGCAAAAGAAATGCAACAAATTTTAATCAATGTTATAGAAAAAGGTACTGGTAAAAAAGCACAAACTCAAGGTATTGTCATAGGTGGTAAAACAGGTACAGCTAGAATTGCCGAAAGAAAAGGTTATACTTCAAATCGCTATAACGCTTCATTTTTTGGTTTTGCAAATGATGAACAAAATAACTACACAATAGGAGTTTTAGTAAGAAATCCTACCAAAGCTTATAGTTATTATGCTGCACAAAGTGCCTTGCCTATGTTTAAAGACACAGTAAATCTCATGATAAAAGAAAGTTATTTAAAACCAGAAATAACAACAGGAACTAACTAA
- the fliE gene encoding flagellar hook-basal body complex protein FliE, whose amino-acid sequence MNTINSINQFNNVNNKNNNSNNASIGDEFSSLLKNSINDLNKTQETAEAAMVDIATGEVKDLHQAAIAISKAESSMKFMLEVRNKAINAYKEISRTQI is encoded by the coding sequence ATGAACACTATTAATAGTATAAATCAATTTAACAATGTTAACAATAAAAATAACAATAGCAACAATGCGAGTATAGGTGATGAGTTTTCAAGCTTATTGAAAAATTCCATCAATGACCTTAATAAAACCCAAGAAACTGCTGAAGCTGCTATGGTAGATATTGCTACAGGTGAAGTAAAAGACTTACATCAAGCAGCAATTGCAATTAGCAAAGCTGAGTCGAGTATGAAATTTATGCTTGAAGTTAGAAATAAGGCTATAAACGCATATAAAGAAATTTCAAGAACTCAAATTTAA
- a CDS encoding AAA family ATPase — protein MKYKELIDSFIPNARHLSFINHHEFITCEHLLFALVKLSNDFKNLLEESGDGDLQGFENELKNYLAKNNEILKKEIEPVFSVILENILHKLNAKNQTSVIDFIIALCKEEKAYSYNILKKHLIEEEKLKELLQNTEFENLKTHTIELVELAKKGKIDPVIGRKFELERMMQILSRRKKNNPILVGEPGVGKSAVIDGLALAIAEEKVPKHLKNSKIYSLDMASLLSGTKYRGDFEKRLKDIIKELENIPDAILFIDEIHTIVGTGASNESHADMSNLLKPALSNGNIKCIGATTFIEYKNTFDKNKALSRRFAKIDIDEPSEEECFLILQGLKSKYENFHKIKLNDEILQTSIKLAKQFLHDKFLPDSAIDLIDELGASFALEDKKSKKVIKIKDLENTLARMTHSHKIYESDQGKILKNLEQSLKQNIFGQDEAIKALCSILKQSYAGLKGKNTPKGVFLFTGSSGVGKTELAKNLAQILNLNLERFDMSEYSQKHDVSKLIGTSAGYVGYEDGGLLSNSIRKNPFSVVLFDEIEKAHPDLTNTFLQIFDNASLTDNSGLKADFKNTIIIMTSNLGLKESNELGFLSSDKEKSNKAIKDFFAPEFINRIDKIIHFNDLNQEILEQIVQKELDLIATNLNNITIEADKKVKEFLAKKTNNKEFGVRLLKRIIAEELGEKLSNEILFGKLKNGGKLKLKLSKNEKIEFVF, from the coding sequence ATGAAATATAAAGAATTAATTGATTCATTTATACCTAATGCAAGACATTTAAGCTTTATCAATCACCATGAATTTATTACTTGTGAGCATTTGCTTTTTGCTTTGGTTAAACTTAGCAATGACTTTAAAAACTTGCTTGAAGAAAGTGGTGATGGTGATTTGCAAGGCTTTGAGAATGAGTTAAAAAATTACTTAGCTAAAAATAATGAAATTTTAAAAAAAGAAATAGAACCTGTTTTTTCTGTAATCTTAGAAAATATACTACATAAATTAAATGCAAAAAATCAAACAAGTGTGATTGATTTTATCATTGCACTTTGTAAAGAAGAAAAAGCTTATTCTTATAATATTTTAAAAAAACACTTAATAGAAGAAGAAAAATTAAAAGAACTATTACAAAATACTGAATTTGAAAATTTAAAAACCCATACTATAGAACTGGTTGAACTTGCAAAAAAAGGAAAAATAGATCCTGTTATAGGCAGAAAATTTGAGCTAGAAAGAATGATGCAAATTCTAAGTCGTCGTAAGAAAAATAATCCTATTTTAGTCGGCGAACCAGGTGTTGGTAAAAGTGCTGTCATAGATGGACTAGCACTAGCTATAGCAGAAGAAAAAGTACCAAAACACCTAAAAAATTCAAAAATCTATAGCCTCGATATGGCAAGCTTACTCTCAGGAACAAAATACAGAGGCGACTTTGAAAAAAGATTAAAAGATATTATTAAAGAATTAGAAAATATTCCTGATGCTATTTTATTTATAGATGAAATTCACACTATAGTAGGAACCGGTGCGAGTAATGAAAGCCATGCAGATATGTCAAATTTATTAAAACCCGCACTAAGCAATGGTAATATAAAATGCATAGGAGCAACTACTTTTATAGAATACAAAAACACTTTTGATAAAAATAAAGCTCTAAGTAGAAGATTTGCAAAAATTGACATAGATGAGCCAAGCGAAGAAGAATGTTTTTTAATCTTACAAGGCTTAAAAAGTAAATACGAAAATTTTCATAAAATCAAGCTAAATGATGAAATTTTACAAACAAGTATAAAATTAGCAAAACAATTTTTACATGATAAATTTTTACCAGATAGTGCAATTGATTTAATCGATGAACTTGGTGCAAGTTTTGCTTTAGAAGATAAAAAAAGTAAAAAAGTAATAAAAATAAAAGATTTAGAAAATACTTTAGCAAGAATGACTCATTCTCATAAAATTTATGAAAGCGATCAAGGTAAAATCTTAAAAAATTTAGAGCAAAGTCTAAAGCAAAATATCTTTGGACAAGATGAAGCCATTAAAGCTTTATGCTCTATTTTAAAACAAAGTTATGCAGGATTAAAAGGTAAAAACACACCAAAAGGTGTGTTTTTATTTACCGGTTCAAGTGGGGTTGGTAAAACTGAGCTTGCCAAAAATTTAGCACAAATCTTAAACCTTAATCTTGAAAGATTTGATATGAGTGAATATTCACAAAAGCATGATGTAAGTAAACTTATAGGAACTTCAGCAGGTTATGTTGGCTATGAAGATGGTGGTTTACTTAGCAATAGCATTAGAAAAAATCCTTTTAGCGTGGTTTTATTTGATGAGATAGAAAAAGCCCATCCTGATTTAACTAATACTTTTTTGCAAATTTTTGATAACGCAAGTTTAACAGACAATAGTGGCTTAAAAGCTGATTTTAAAAACACTATTATCATTATGACTTCAAATTTAGGTCTAAAAGAAAGCAATGAATTAGGTTTTTTGAGCAGCGATAAAGAGAAAAGCAATAAAGCTATAAAAGATTTCTTTGCACCCGAATTTATCAACCGTATAGATAAAATCATTCATTTTAATGACTTAAATCAAGAAATTTTAGAACAGATCGTTCAAAAAGAACTAGATTTAATTGCAACTAATTTAAACAACATCACCATAGAAGCTGATAAAAAAGTAAAAGAATTTCTTGCTAAAAAAACCAATAATAAAGAATTTGGAGTAAGGCTATTAAAACGCATTATTGCCGAAGAGCTAGGTGAGAAATTAAGCAATGAAATTTTATTTGGAAAATTAAAAAATGGTGGTAAATTAAAACTCAAACTTTCCAAAAATGAAAAAATCGAATTTGTATTCTAA